From a single Labilibaculum sp. DW002 genomic region:
- the gatD gene encoding Glu-tRNA(Gln) amidotransferase subunit GatD, protein MEDIFQGYKGMALETLKKYHVRVWGKTHIVTTRGEFDGTILPRAENDDDQHIVLKIITGYNIGVDIITITDMKETGYKKANYKIPEKEFPFTEGLPAVKLFGTGGTIASRLDYRTGAVIPAFSPGELYGAVPELADICNLTTEKVFAVFSENMGPPQYLQLAKAIGKEIENGVDGIVIGHGTDTMHHTGAALTFMVQNSPVPIVIVGSQRSSDRPSSDAALNLMHAMYAAGNSDIAEVMVCMFGPTSDEYGFLHRGTRVRKMHSSYRSTFRTLGDTPLATVTRKGVKAIKKQYNHRRKDRNVKILPYFEEKVTILYYYPNMQPDIIDALVDCGYKGIIIAGTGLGHVNKPVYPAIKRAIEKGVNIFMTVQTLWGYTHMFVYDTGRDLLSMGVIPLDNMLPEAAYIKLGWTLGQTTNREEVIDLMQHSINDEITKREPYNGYLLYQGGVPEVEQFVKNFRK, encoded by the coding sequence ATGGAAGATATTTTTCAAGGATATAAAGGAATGGCTCTTGAAACGCTAAAAAAATACCATGTACGCGTTTGGGGAAAAACACATATCGTTACTACAAGAGGAGAATTCGACGGAACAATACTTCCACGTGCAGAAAATGATGACGATCAGCATATTGTTTTAAAAATTATTACGGGCTACAATATTGGTGTGGATATTATTACCATTACCGACATGAAGGAAACGGGCTACAAAAAGGCTAATTATAAGATTCCTGAGAAAGAGTTTCCTTTTACCGAAGGTTTACCTGCTGTGAAACTTTTTGGTACAGGTGGTACCATTGCCTCCCGTCTGGACTATAGAACCGGAGCGGTAATTCCTGCTTTCTCGCCAGGAGAATTGTATGGAGCCGTGCCTGAACTGGCTGACATCTGTAATTTAACCACAGAGAAAGTTTTTGCTGTGTTTAGTGAAAATATGGGGCCTCCACAGTATTTACAATTGGCTAAGGCTATTGGTAAAGAGATTGAGAATGGTGTAGATGGTATTGTTATTGGTCATGGTACCGATACCATGCATCACACGGGTGCTGCTCTTACTTTTATGGTTCAGAATTCACCTGTACCAATTGTTATTGTAGGCTCGCAACGTTCATCAGATCGACCAAGCTCTGATGCAGCTCTTAACCTGATGCATGCCATGTATGCTGCTGGTAATTCGGATATTGCCGAGGTAATGGTTTGTATGTTTGGACCAACCTCAGATGAATATGGATTCTTGCATCGAGGGACAAGAGTTCGTAAAATGCACTCTAGTTACCGCTCTACCTTCAGAACACTTGGAGATACTCCATTAGCTACGGTAACAAGAAAGGGCGTTAAAGCTATTAAAAAGCAGTACAATCATCGTCGAAAAGATCGAAATGTAAAAATTCTGCCTTACTTCGAAGAAAAAGTTACCATTCTTTATTATTACCCTAACATGCAACCAGACATTATTGATGCTCTTGTAGATTGTGGTTACAAAGGAATTATAATCGCTGGGACAGGACTTGGTCATGTCAACAAACCAGTATATCCAGCAATTAAACGTGCTATCGAAAAAGGTGTTAATATATTCATGACGGTACAAACCCTCTGGGGTTACACTCATATGTTTGTATATGATACTGGAAGAGACTTATTATCAATGGGCGTAATTCCTCTTGATAATATGCTTCCCGAAGCCGCCTATATTAAATTAGGTTGGACTTTAGGACAAACAACTAATAGAGAAGAAGTGATTGATTTAATGCAACATTCAATCAACGATGAAATCACAAAAAGAGAGCCATACAATGGTTACCTACTTTACCAAGGAGGTGTTCCTGAGGTAGAACAGTTTGTGAAAAATTTTAGAAAGTAA
- a CDS encoding CPBP family intramembrane glutamic endopeptidase, with protein sequence MSELTKSPAIKQGWLRALLIVIPFIIFTGIFQAIGMYVWSIISNQDFLELAQNMANASASSFAVLQIFGTVGTILLVWIFTRFIDRENFVDIGFSIKKRSKDILYGLLAGVFMMGIGSLLLYFSGNLTYDTINFNLIGLLQAVLLFIFVSINEEVFVRGYILRNMMGSMNKYIALVISSVLFMALHLLNPNLSLVAIINLFLAGILLGIGYIFTKNLWFPLALHFSWNFFQGPIFGFEVSGTNTDSLISHTIQGSELLTGGKFGLEGSLLATGLCSIAIIIFWMVYKKQDIVSANSETI encoded by the coding sequence ATGTCAGAACTAACTAAAAGCCCTGCAATTAAACAAGGATGGCTACGTGCACTCTTAATTGTTATTCCATTCATAATTTTTACTGGAATTTTTCAAGCTATCGGAATGTATGTCTGGTCCATAATATCTAACCAAGATTTTTTGGAGTTGGCACAAAACATGGCTAATGCTTCGGCCTCTTCTTTTGCTGTCCTTCAAATTTTCGGAACAGTTGGAACCATTCTACTCGTTTGGATTTTCACTCGTTTCATCGATCGTGAAAATTTTGTTGATATCGGCTTTTCAATTAAAAAAAGATCTAAAGATATCCTTTACGGATTACTAGCTGGTGTATTCATGATGGGTATTGGCAGTTTACTACTATATTTTTCTGGTAATCTAACTTACGACACCATTAATTTTAATTTGATTGGATTATTACAAGCTGTTCTATTGTTCATTTTTGTTTCAATAAATGAAGAAGTATTCGTTCGCGGTTACATCCTTAGAAATATGATGGGATCAATGAACAAGTACATTGCTTTAGTAATTTCATCTGTACTGTTCATGGCTCTTCACCTTTTGAATCCAAACCTCTCTTTAGTTGCGATTATTAATCTATTTCTTGCTGGAATTTTATTGGGAATTGGATATATTTTTACGAAAAACCTATGGTTCCCACTTGCCTTACATTTTAGTTGGAATTTCTTTCAAGGACCTATTTTTGGGTTCGAAGTTAGTGGAACCAACACCGATTCTCTTATTTCTCATACCATACAGGGAAGTGAATTATTAACTGGGGGGAAATTTGGATTAGAAGGTTCCCTTTTAGCCACTGGTCTTTGCTCAATAGCAATAATTATATTCTGGATGGTTTATAAAAAACAAGATATCGTTTCAGCAAATTCAGAAACAATTTAA
- the gatE gene encoding Glu-tRNA(Gln) amidotransferase subunit GatE translates to MNTKFTPKKNFQQTKKKIGYVPRKKATSEDYLRIGFMSGLEVHQQLDTKEKLFCHCPCGVFHKNEDYDAEIIRHMRPAMSELGGYDGTALMEFKTRKNIIYQLNNETACTYEIDDTPPFRINPEALGIALRISLLCKLNIVGEVHITRKQYLDGSIPTGFQRTAILGVNGQIQLSNKKVNLIQLSIEEDSCREISDIGHERVYKTDRLGTPLIETVTAPELNTPDELREAAEYIRFLNRSTGLVKTGMGAGREDVNVSCKGGSRVEIKGVAHNKWIPELSHNEAFRQWALLHIKETLTERIQKEDWEIKTEELEYLEYKFTYSPLVECKEKRLQIIAINLPEFKGILSHFTQPNQNFSDELAQRLKVIACIEHPNLVHSEQEEELLSNQDLELIRKKLNAKSNDAQIIIWGKNDDIPTAIETIAERCKMVFDGVPNETRKSFSDGTTIFERVLPGADRMYPDTDSAPIPLSDEYITELGKELPNDIYERISQMNKWGVPVDTYHFIFSKDLYPIIKEICDRFQFNPKSTAIFFGHTYKNIIGKNKAHPEFNYRKLIGLFKFIYEQELHPNIARYLFPILYQHPSMEFKSMLTSLKFKKRSMGELIAPIDFLQEKFKDLHSDENMENAAHWIMGQLHRQAIGNIELRELRENIDKKLK, encoded by the coding sequence ATGAATACGAAATTCACACCTAAAAAGAACTTTCAACAGACTAAGAAAAAAATTGGCTATGTCCCCCGAAAAAAAGCCACATCAGAAGATTATCTTCGTATTGGTTTCATGTCTGGATTAGAAGTTCATCAGCAACTTGACACCAAAGAAAAGCTATTTTGCCATTGCCCGTGTGGCGTTTTTCATAAGAATGAAGACTATGATGCTGAAATAATTCGGCACATGCGGCCTGCAATGAGTGAACTTGGAGGCTATGATGGTACAGCTTTAATGGAGTTCAAAACTCGAAAAAACATCATCTATCAACTCAATAACGAAACGGCTTGCACCTACGAAATTGATGATACTCCTCCTTTTAGAATTAATCCGGAAGCACTCGGAATCGCCCTTCGAATTTCGCTCTTGTGCAAATTAAATATTGTTGGTGAAGTACACATTACCAGAAAACAATATTTAGATGGCAGTATCCCTACAGGTTTTCAACGTACTGCAATTCTCGGCGTAAATGGTCAAATTCAACTAAGTAACAAAAAGGTTAATTTAATACAGTTGAGTATCGAAGAAGACTCATGCCGAGAAATTTCTGATATTGGACACGAACGTGTTTATAAGACCGATCGGTTAGGTACTCCCTTAATTGAAACCGTAACGGCTCCAGAGCTAAATACGCCCGATGAATTAAGAGAAGCTGCAGAATACATCCGATTTTTAAATCGAAGCACAGGCCTCGTAAAAACGGGAATGGGAGCAGGCCGAGAAGATGTTAACGTTAGTTGCAAAGGCGGATCAAGAGTAGAAATAAAAGGCGTTGCCCACAACAAATGGATTCCAGAACTTTCTCATAACGAAGCCTTCCGACAGTGGGCTTTATTGCATATTAAAGAAACACTCACTGAAAGAATTCAAAAAGAAGATTGGGAAATTAAAACCGAAGAACTTGAATATTTAGAATACAAATTTACTTATTCACCATTAGTCGAATGCAAAGAAAAGCGTTTGCAAATAATTGCCATCAACCTTCCTGAATTCAAAGGAATTTTATCTCATTTTACCCAACCTAATCAAAATTTTTCTGATGAATTAGCCCAGCGCTTAAAAGTAATTGCATGTATTGAACATCCAAATCTAGTTCATTCAGAACAAGAAGAAGAGCTACTGTCAAATCAAGATCTTGAATTAATACGTAAGAAGTTAAATGCGAAATCAAATGATGCACAAATAATCATTTGGGGCAAAAATGACGATATTCCTACTGCAATTGAGACCATCGCCGAACGTTGTAAAATGGTTTTCGATGGTGTTCCTAACGAAACACGTAAATCATTTAGTGACGGAACTACAATTTTTGAAAGAGTTCTTCCAGGTGCCGATCGAATGTATCCTGATACGGATTCTGCACCAATTCCATTATCTGATGAGTACATTACAGAACTTGGAAAAGAGCTACCAAATGATATTTATGAAAGAATAAGTCAAATGAATAAGTGGGGAGTACCTGTCGATACCTACCATTTTATTTTCAGTAAAGACTTGTATCCAATCATAAAAGAAATTTGTGATCGTTTTCAATTTAATCCTAAAAGTACCGCTATTTTCTTTGGACATACCTATAAAAACATCATCGGCAAAAATAAAGCACATCCTGAATTTAATTACCGAAAACTAATCGGTCTTTTTAAATTTATTTATGAACAAGAATTGCATCCAAATATAGCGCGATATCTATTCCCTATTCTTTACCAACATCCAAGTATGGAATTTAAATCTATGCTTACAAGTCTAAAATTCAAGAAAAGAAGCATGGGAGAATTAATTGCTCCTATCGATTTTTTGCAAGAAAAATTCAAAGATCTGCATTCCGACGAAAATATGGAAAATGCTGCTCATTGGATCATGGGACAATTGCACAGACAAGCAATTGGTAATATTGAATTAAGAGAATTAAGAGAAAACATTGACAAAAAATTGAAGTAA
- a CDS encoding DUF2059 domain-containing protein: protein MKNIILLFVLILSASTFATAGQDSNKYEEDLKYLFQINGSQASYQESIKAMIVQLRQHESDVPAEYWDKAEVEFVNTSVDDLIKMLLPIYRQNLSHEDVLAMINFYESVAGKRIAQKLPKITTESMQAGMSWGQSIGEKIRADIENKGFKIRLPFTP from the coding sequence ATGAAAAATATAATATTACTCTTCGTTTTAATCCTTTCAGCATCAACATTTGCTACTGCAGGACAAGATTCAAATAAGTACGAAGAAGATTTAAAATATCTTTTTCAGATTAACGGATCGCAAGCAAGCTATCAAGAATCTATTAAAGCCATGATTGTTCAGCTAAGACAACATGAATCTGATGTTCCTGCCGAATATTGGGATAAGGCTGAAGTTGAATTTGTGAATACTTCCGTTGATGATTTGATTAAAATGCTTCTTCCAATTTACAGGCAGAATCTTTCTCACGAGGATGTATTGGCTATGATTAATTTTTATGAATCAGTCGCTGGAAAAAGAATTGCTCAAAAACTACCAAAAATCACCACAGAAAGTATGCAGGCAGGAATGTCTTGGGGACAATCGATTGGTGAAAAGATAAGAGCTGATATTGAAAATAAGGGATTTAAAATCAGATTGCCATTTACACCATAA
- the blaOXA gene encoding class D beta-lactamase, giving the protein MKPILYLFLFGFLVSCSLEPKSILEDFSSSDLESIFKSEMADGCFVISDLKADKKLTYNSARLDSSFLPASTFKIINSMIALETGAIKDENDMITWDGKKRFVKEWNQDHNLKSAIKYSVVWFYQELARRIGKEKMQHWVDTSQYGNQNIGGEIDYFWLNGDIRISANQQIDFLQKLYLNKLPFSKKNQEIAKNIMIVDQTPNYTIHAKTGWAMRINKQIGWYVGYLEKGENVYFFAINMDIKNKEDAAKRKIIVSKILKQLQLTK; this is encoded by the coding sequence ATGAAACCAATTCTATATCTTTTTTTATTCGGATTTCTTGTCTCCTGTTCTCTCGAACCAAAATCCATTCTAGAAGACTTTTCATCCTCTGATTTGGAAAGCATTTTCAAATCGGAAATGGCAGATGGCTGTTTTGTCATATCTGATTTAAAGGCAGATAAAAAATTGACCTACAATTCGGCTCGATTAGATTCAAGCTTTCTTCCTGCTTCTACTTTCAAGATTATCAACTCGATGATTGCCTTGGAAACAGGAGCAATTAAAGATGAAAATGATATGATCACATGGGATGGAAAAAAACGTTTTGTGAAAGAGTGGAATCAGGATCATAATCTAAAATCAGCAATAAAATATTCTGTTGTTTGGTTCTATCAAGAATTAGCTCGCCGAATTGGGAAAGAGAAAATGCAACATTGGGTAGATACATCACAATACGGAAATCAAAACATTGGAGGTGAAATAGACTACTTCTGGCTCAATGGCGACATTCGAATTAGTGCAAATCAACAAATTGATTTTTTACAAAAATTGTACTTAAACAAACTTCCTTTTTCGAAGAAAAATCAAGAAATTGCAAAAAATATAATGATTGTTGACCAAACTCCTAATTATACCATTCATGCAAAAACAGGTTGGGCAATGCGGATCAATAAGCAAATTGGATGGTATGTTGGTTATCTTGAAAAAGGAGAAAATGTTTATTTCTTTGCCATTAATATGGATATTAAAAATAAAGAAGATGCCGCCAAACGAAAAATCATCGTTTCTAAAATTCTTAAGCAGCTTCAGTTAACTAAATAA
- a CDS encoding NUDIX hydrolase — MSILETTFDLEQFTKTLNAELNNGLPGFAAQKIMSPSIRDHALKTSDPTIAKDSSVLLLFYPKNGQLYLPFMKRTTGNTSHSGQISLPGGKYEESDENRTITAIRETNEELGVECKKIKILGFLTELYIPVSNFMVLPVLGYCEKRPDFKLSEFEVEEIIEMPVSQLFSDENIGEYTIKKNGIDIIAPYFNAKGHKIWGATAMILSELREIFLRASLIK, encoded by the coding sequence ATGAGTATATTAGAAACAACATTTGATCTTGAACAATTTACCAAAACATTAAATGCAGAGCTTAACAATGGTTTGCCCGGTTTTGCTGCTCAAAAAATAATGTCACCATCAATTCGAGATCATGCTTTAAAAACCAGCGATCCTACCATTGCAAAGGATAGCAGTGTTTTACTTCTCTTCTATCCAAAAAATGGTCAATTATATCTTCCCTTTATGAAACGAACTACTGGAAATACTAGTCACAGTGGACAAATAAGTTTACCAGGTGGAAAATATGAAGAAAGTGATGAAAATAGAACCATTACAGCCATTCGCGAAACCAACGAAGAGTTAGGTGTAGAATGTAAAAAAATTAAAATTCTTGGTTTTCTAACTGAACTTTACATTCCGGTGAGCAATTTTATGGTTCTACCAGTTTTAGGCTATTGTGAAAAAAGACCTGACTTCAAATTGAGTGAGTTCGAGGTTGAAGAAATTATTGAAATGCCAGTTTCCCAATTATTTTCAGACGAAAACATAGGCGAATACACGATTAAAAAGAATGGTATTGATATTATAGCACCTTACTTTAATGCTAAGGGCCACAAAATTTGGGGAGCAACCGCTATGATCCTATCAGAATTAAGAGAAATATTTTTACGAGCCAGTCTCATCAAATAA
- the gdhA gene encoding NADP-specific glutamate dehydrogenase — translation MTTMLKAPSSKEFMDNLKSRTPGEIEFHQAVHEVVESLLPFLEENPRYKTAKILERISEPERILIFRVPWVDDKGEIQVNRGYRIEMNSAIGPYKGGLRFHPTVNLGILKFLAFEQVFKNSLTTLPMGGGKGGSDFDPKQKSDGEVMRFCQSFMTELCKHIGPNTDVPAGDIGVGGREIGFMFGQYKRLKNEFTGVLTGKGAEWGGSLIRPEATGYGNVYFAQEMLKSKNDSLKGKTVCVSGSGNVAQFTVEKVNELGGKVVTLSDSSGFIHDPDGIDGEKLTYVMRLKNIKRGRIEEYAKKFKVGYYPNEKPWGVPCDVALPSATQNEINKKDAQTLIENGCICVSEGANMPSTPEAVDVYLENEILYGPGKAANAGGVAVSGLEMSQNAMRISWSREEVDNHLKRIMKDIHTACVKYGKSSNGYVNYVNGANIGGFVKVANAMIAQGVV, via the coding sequence ATGACAACAATGTTAAAAGCTCCTTCAAGCAAGGAATTTATGGACAATTTGAAAAGTAGAACTCCGGGGGAAATAGAGTTCCATCAAGCGGTTCATGAAGTTGTTGAATCATTACTTCCATTTTTGGAAGAAAATCCAAGGTACAAAACAGCAAAAATTCTGGAAAGAATATCCGAACCAGAAAGAATCTTAATCTTCAGGGTTCCTTGGGTTGATGACAAGGGAGAAATTCAAGTAAACCGAGGCTATCGTATTGAAATGAACAGTGCAATTGGCCCATACAAAGGTGGTTTACGCTTCCATCCTACTGTAAATTTAGGTATCCTAAAATTTCTTGCATTCGAACAGGTATTCAAAAACAGCTTAACTACACTACCGATGGGTGGTGGAAAAGGCGGATCAGACTTTGATCCAAAACAAAAATCGGATGGTGAAGTAATGAGGTTTTGCCAAAGTTTCATGACCGAACTTTGTAAACACATTGGTCCAAATACGGATGTGCCTGCAGGAGATATTGGAGTTGGTGGTAGAGAAATTGGATTCATGTTTGGACAGTACAAACGTCTAAAAAATGAATTTACAGGAGTTTTAACAGGGAAAGGAGCTGAATGGGGAGGAAGTTTAATTCGTCCGGAAGCAACCGGCTATGGTAATGTGTATTTTGCTCAGGAAATGCTTAAGTCAAAAAATGACAGTTTAAAAGGAAAAACAGTTTGTGTTTCAGGTTCTGGTAATGTTGCTCAATTCACAGTAGAAAAAGTAAATGAACTAGGTGGAAAAGTGGTTACATTATCCGATTCTTCTGGTTTCATACACGATCCAGATGGTATTGATGGAGAAAAACTCACCTATGTGATGAGATTAAAGAACATCAAACGAGGCCGAATCGAAGAATATGCTAAGAAATTCAAAGTTGGTTATTATCCGAACGAAAAACCTTGGGGCGTACCTTGTGATGTAGCTTTGCCTAGTGCTACTCAAAATGAAATTAACAAAAAAGATGCACAAACATTAATAGAAAATGGCTGTATTTGTGTTTCGGAAGGGGCTAATATGCCTTCAACTCCCGAAGCTGTAGATGTCTATTTAGAAAATGAAATTCTATATGGACCAGGGAAAGCCGCTAATGCTGGTGGTGTTGCAGTTTCTGGCTTAGAAATGTCTCAAAATGCAATGCGAATCAGTTGGTCACGAGAAGAAGTCGACAACCACTTAAAACGCATCATGAAAGACATCCATACAGCTTGTGTTAAGTATGGTAAATCGTCTAATGGTTATGTGAATTACGTTAATGGTGCAAATATTGGTGGTTTTGTTAAAGTTGCCAACGCTATGATTGCACAAGGAGTTGTATAA